A genomic region of Peptococcaceae bacterium contains the following coding sequences:
- the ribE gene encoding 6,7-dimethyl-8-ribityllumazine synthase, whose translation MKMYEGKLIGENLKIGIVASRFNEFITSKLLDGALDALVRHGVSEADIEVAWVPGAFEIPLAAKHMAARGYDAVICLGTVIRGATPHYEYIAAETTKGIAQVGLSSGIPVIFGVLTTENIEQAIERAGSKAGNKGFEAAVSAIEMADLLKKIRPARP comes from the coding sequence ATGAAAATGTATGAAGGAAAACTCATCGGCGAAAATCTGAAAATAGGCATAGTGGCGAGCCGCTTCAACGAATTTATCACCAGCAAACTCCTGGACGGCGCCCTGGACGCCCTGGTCCGGCACGGGGTTAGCGAAGCCGATATAGAAGTGGCCTGGGTTCCCGGCGCTTTTGAAATACCTTTGGCCGCAAAACACATGGCGGCCAGGGGGTATGACGCGGTTATATGTTTGGGGACCGTGATCCGCGGGGCTACGCCGCACTACGAGTATATAGCCGCTGAAACGACCAAAGGGATAGCCCAGGTCGGTCTGTCCAGCGGCATTCCCGTAATTTTTGGCGTGCTGACCACCGAGAACATCGAGCAGGCGATTGAAAGAGCGGGCAGCAAGGCGGGCAACAAGGGCTTTGAAGCCGCGGTTTCCGCCATAGAAATGGCCGACCTGTTGAAAAAGATCAGGCCTGCCAGACCTTAA
- a CDS encoding riboflavin synthase, producing MFTGIIEELGVLQSIVKGASSARLRVSAPLIVTDVKPGDSIAVNGVCLTVTAFDSLGFTAEAMAETLSKTNLGDLRPGEKVNLERALRLSDRLGGHLVSGHVDGVGTIIRQTSHDIALITEISYPPLLEKYLVPRGSVAVDGISLTITGVNSGSFTVSLIPHTRGMTTLGFKKAGDKVNIEADLIARYLGKLSGGANKGQDDALKNSEAGGLSLSFLAEHGFV from the coding sequence CTGTTTACGGGAATCATTGAAGAGCTGGGCGTGCTCCAGTCCATCGTCAAGGGAGCCAGTTCGGCCAGGCTCCGTGTCTCGGCGCCGTTAATCGTGACCGATGTTAAACCCGGAGACAGCATAGCCGTTAATGGGGTCTGTCTCACGGTAACGGCATTCGACTCCTTGGGTTTTACCGCCGAGGCGATGGCCGAAACCTTGAGCAAAACCAACCTGGGCGACCTAAGACCCGGTGAGAAAGTAAACCTGGAAAGGGCGCTGCGTTTAAGCGACCGCCTGGGCGGGCACCTGGTCAGCGGTCATGTGGATGGAGTGGGGACCATCATACGGCAAACCAGTCATGATATTGCCTTAATAACGGAAATCAGCTATCCCCCGCTCCTGGAGAAGTACCTGGTTCCCAGGGGTTCCGTGGCGGTCGACGGGATCAGTTTAACCATTACCGGGGTGAACTCCGGAAGCTTTACCGTGTCCCTGATCCCGCACACGCGTGGTATGACGACTCTGGGGTTTAAAAAGGCGGGGGACAAGGTGAACATCGAGGCTGATTTGATCGCCAGGTATCTTGGAAAACTTTCCGGGGGAGCAAATAAAGGACAGGATGATGCTCTGAAGAACAGCGAAGCAGGAGGTCTGAGCCTCTCCTTCCTGGCTGAACACGGGTTCGTATAA
- a CDS encoding bifunctional 3,4-dihydroxy-2-butanone-4-phosphate synthase/GTP cyclohydrolase II, with protein MDGEFVFNTIEEALEDIKKGKIIIVVDDEDRENEGDLVMAAQWVTPEAINFMATHGRGLICLPVTGERLDQLEIGPMVASNSDNLGTAFTVSIDDATTTTGISAFERAQTIKRVLDPSCRPQDLRRPGHVFPLRCREGGVLKRAGHTEASVDLAKLAGLYPAGVICEIMNEDGTMARVPQLINFARLHNLKVITIADLIRYRRQKEKLIEKITAVNMPTRHGSFTAHAYKDILEGEVHLALVKGEVAGEEPVLARVHSECLTGDTLGSLRCDCGDQLRQALLTIEKAGRGVFLYMRQEGRGIGLLNKLKAYRLQDEGMDTVQANEHLGFPADLRDYGIGAQILADLGIKKIRLLTNNPRKIAGLEGYGLKVVERVPLEVAPNPCNLKYLSTKRERLGHLLNIKQNKNM; from the coding sequence ATGGACGGGGAGTTTGTTTTTAACACGATTGAAGAGGCCCTTGAGGATATAAAGAAGGGTAAAATAATCATTGTCGTTGACGACGAGGACAGGGAAAACGAAGGGGACCTGGTCATGGCGGCCCAGTGGGTCACTCCGGAGGCCATAAATTTCATGGCCACCCACGGGCGTGGTTTAATCTGCCTGCCTGTTACCGGCGAGAGACTGGACCAGCTGGAGATCGGGCCGATGGTCGCCAGCAACAGCGACAACCTGGGGACGGCTTTTACCGTTTCTATTGACGACGCGACGACCACCACGGGCATTTCCGCCTTTGAGAGGGCCCAGACCATCAAGCGGGTGCTTGACCCCTCGTGCAGGCCGCAAGACCTGCGCAGGCCCGGGCATGTCTTTCCCCTGCGCTGCAGGGAAGGGGGCGTGCTGAAGAGGGCCGGGCACACTGAGGCTTCCGTCGACCTGGCCAAACTGGCCGGCCTTTACCCGGCGGGTGTTATCTGCGAGATTATGAATGAAGACGGAACCATGGCCCGCGTGCCGCAGTTGATAAATTTCGCCCGCCTTCACAATTTGAAGGTCATTACCATTGCCGACCTGATCCGTTACCGGAGACAGAAGGAAAAGCTGATCGAAAAAATAACCGCGGTGAACATGCCGACGAGGCACGGCAGCTTTACAGCCCATGCCTATAAGGACATCCTGGAAGGGGAGGTGCACCTGGCCCTGGTTAAAGGCGAGGTTGCGGGCGAAGAACCTGTCCTGGCGCGGGTCCACTCCGAATGCCTGACCGGAGATACCCTGGGGTCCCTGCGCTGCGACTGCGGCGACCAGCTGAGGCAGGCCCTGCTGACCATCGAAAAGGCCGGGCGCGGCGTGTTCTTATACATGCGCCAGGAAGGGCGCGGCATAGGGTTGCTCAATAAACTCAAAGCGTACCGCCTGCAGGATGAGGGAATGGATACCGTTCAGGCCAATGAGCACCTGGGATTCCCCGCCGATCTCAGGGACTACGGCATAGGAGCCCAAATCCTGGCCGATCTGGGCATTAAAAAAATCAGGCTGCTGACCAACAACCCCCGCAAAATAGCCGGCCTGGAGGGTTACGGATTGAAGGTTGTGGAACGCGTGCCCCTGGAGGTGGCGCCCAACCCCTGCAATCTCAAGTACCTTTCCACCAAAAGGGAACGCCTGGGGCACCTGTTGAACATTAAACAGAACAAAAACATGTAA